A window of the Butyricimonas virosa genome harbors these coding sequences:
- the nrdG gene encoding anaerobic ribonucleoside-triphosphate reductase activating protein: MTNTITLLDIIEDTVVDGPGFRVSVYAAGCTHHCPGCHNPQSWNLRNGHPVSLDYIVAKITNNPFSNVTFSGGDPLFQVAGFTQLAKRLKIITSKNIWCYTGFRYEEIINSRRLSQILPYIDVLVDGRFDPAKRKEGLLFRGSSNQRLINVPASLRSEKVILWEYNPYPQYV; the protein is encoded by the coding sequence ATGACTAACACGATTACATTATTGGACATTATTGAAGACACCGTTGTCGACGGACCCGGATTCCGGGTATCCGTCTATGCGGCGGGTTGTACTCATCATTGCCCGGGTTGCCATAACCCGCAATCCTGGAACTTACGAAACGGCCATCCTGTTTCTTTGGATTATATTGTAGCGAAAATCACAAACAATCCTTTCTCCAACGTAACGTTCAGTGGGGGAGATCCGCTATTCCAAGTAGCAGGTTTCACACAACTGGCCAAACGACTGAAAATCATTACATCCAAAAATATCTGGTGCTACACGGGTTTCCGCTACGAGGAAATTATTAATTCCAGACGACTTTCCCAAATTCTACCTTACATAGATGTTTTAGTCGACGGACGATTTGATCCGGCCAAACGCAAGGAAGGTCTGCTCTTTCGAGGAAGTTCCAACCAAAGATTAATAAACGTTCCCGCCTCCCTTCGCTCGGAAAAAGTAATTCTCTGGGAATATAACCCGTATCCCCAATACGTTTAA
- a CDS encoding GIN domain-containing protein has translation MKKISFIIFMLCLTITGAFAQEQISISRFQGQKITGIKAHGIFNITAKQGATTGVTVNIPARLEKQLVLKLDSDGKLQIYIEGKITTKNKRNNDDDHFTAEVTVTSLDNVELTGVCKLETTGNFTTAKLKVNLSGASKMLISGDFLAKEKLDIELSGASNLKGQMTSPESTFDISGASNLSLKGNTIHCKMEVSGASKANLENFPINELKAEVSGAAKAQFQVKEKISLHTSGASKATYSGDPIILSLHSSGASNINKISSQSSETRKEYEK, from the coding sequence ATGAAAAAAATATCGTTTATCATTTTCATGCTCTGCCTCACAATAACCGGAGCATTCGCACAGGAGCAAATCAGCATTTCCCGATTCCAAGGACAAAAAATCACCGGAATCAAGGCACACGGAATCTTCAACATCACGGCTAAACAAGGCGCCACGACCGGAGTCACCGTAAACATTCCGGCTCGACTCGAAAAACAACTCGTCCTGAAACTGGATTCCGATGGAAAATTACAAATCTATATCGAAGGAAAAATTACCACCAAAAATAAAAGAAATAATGACGACGACCATTTCACGGCAGAAGTTACCGTTACCAGCCTTGACAATGTGGAGTTAACCGGAGTCTGTAAATTGGAAACAACCGGGAATTTCACAACAGCCAAGCTAAAGGTGAACCTTTCCGGAGCCAGCAAAATGCTTATAAGTGGAGACTTCTTAGCAAAAGAAAAACTTGACATAGAACTAAGTGGAGCCTCAAACCTCAAAGGACAAATGACCAGTCCCGAATCAACCTTCGACATTAGCGGGGCATCAAACCTCTCCCTTAAAGGTAACACCATACACTGCAAAATGGAAGTATCGGGAGCCTCGAAAGCGAACCTGGAAAACTTTCCGATAAACGAACTAAAAGCAGAAGTATCTGGAGCTGCAAAAGCTCAATTCCAAGTTAAGGAAAAAATCAGCCTACATACATCCGGTGCTTCAAAAGCCACATACTCCGGAGACCCGATCATCCTCTCCCTACACTCTTCAGGAGCCTCTAACATCAATAAAATATCCTCCCAATCCTCCGAAACGAGAAAAGAGTACGAGAAATAA
- a CDS encoding transposase, translated as MSVATKSSGLSRHTIEEKIEAVRQRIFQESSFRELQERHGICSATLSVWIKKYKAEVLRRFPVKDLPLYVLKYQETMTTEEENELTRLRRENEDLKLLHEANLLMIDMAKERFGIDIKKTTRRCYPAGA; from the coding sequence ATGTCAGTAGCAACAAAATCCAGTGGTTTGTCTCGCCACACGATCGAAGAAAAAATAGAGGCAGTGCGTCAACGAATTTTTCAAGAGAGTAGTTTCCGAGAACTCCAGGAACGTCACGGGATCTGTAGCGCGACGTTAAGCGTTTGGATCAAGAAATATAAAGCTGAAGTTCTTCGTCGTTTCCCGGTAAAAGACTTACCTTTATACGTTCTTAAATACCAGGAAACCATGACCACGGAAGAAGAAAATGAACTCACTCGCCTTCGCCGCGAGAACGAGGACTTGAAATTACTACACGAGGCGAACCTGCTGATGATCGACATGGCCAAGGAGCGTTTCGGCATCGATATAAAAAAAACTACGAGGAGATGTTATCCGGCGGGTGCTTGA
- a CDS encoding IS3 family transposase, with protein sequence MCGHFGYSKQAYYRGQRAGDKLERECYLLSLVRDIREDMPNLGGVKLWKKLNSSGVQVGRDELYRLLRAHDLMVKHEKRRVVTTDSSGWFRQFPNLVKGLEIKRHNQVWVSDITYVDTLSGFVFLSLVTDAYSRRIMGWFVHDKLNTEGPLNALYRAFLQVRASEIEGTIHHSDRGVQYCSYQYNTTLGMKRMNTSMTQDGSPYDNAIAERVNGILKREWLEQEVFVNIEQVWVRVEKVVALYNGQRPHFSIGLNTPDSIYRDLTGKFAFHMY encoded by the coding sequence TTGTGCGGTCACTTCGGCTACAGCAAGCAGGCCTACTACCGCGGGCAGCGGGCTGGCGACAAACTGGAGAGGGAGTGTTACCTTCTATCGCTCGTCCGGGACATACGCGAGGACATGCCAAACCTCGGCGGGGTGAAACTATGGAAGAAGCTAAATTCCAGCGGTGTCCAGGTCGGGCGTGACGAGCTTTACCGCTTGCTTCGCGCTCACGACTTGATGGTCAAGCACGAGAAAAGGCGAGTGGTAACGACGGATTCCAGCGGGTGGTTCCGGCAGTTCCCAAACCTGGTGAAAGGGCTGGAGATCAAGCGCCACAACCAGGTTTGGGTCAGTGATATCACTTACGTGGACACGCTCTCGGGGTTCGTCTTTCTCTCCCTGGTGACGGATGCCTACTCCCGCCGGATCATGGGGTGGTTCGTGCACGACAAGTTAAACACGGAAGGACCGTTGAACGCCTTGTACAGGGCCTTCTTGCAGGTCAGGGCAAGCGAGATCGAGGGCACGATACATCACTCGGACAGGGGCGTGCAGTATTGTAGTTACCAGTACAACACAACGCTGGGGATGAAGCGGATGAACACGAGCATGACCCAGGACGGATCTCCGTACGATAACGCTATCGCGGAGAGGGTGAACGGGATTCTCAAGAGGGAGTGGCTGGAACAGGAGGTTTTCGTGAACATCGAACAGGTCTGGGTGAGGGTGGAGAAGGTCGTCGCGTTGTACAACGGGCAGAGACCGCACTTCTCTATAGGGCTGAACACGCCTGATTCGATTTACCGGGACTTGACCGGAAAGTTCGCCTTCCACATGTACTAG
- a CDS encoding TonB-dependent receptor, with protein MKMINLFMIYILFFPVAVFAQKRDSIAMRGVIDTVDVIENRLYNAQDANAGSRVSRISVEVIQANKSRSLAELLSDNSAVYIKSLGQGALATASFRGSSPSQTRVNWNGINITPPMAGTFDFSQIPVFFIDNVDLIHGSGHVKSGTGAIGGSVNLFNQPGWNKKNQYKIFGEYGSYNTYTAGGNLLIGKTKSSYQTRFYHQHSDNDYTYLNKILVPTKPFRERRKEAQYDQFGVMQEAYFKLSPDLTLSTIGWFQWGKRKLPQPLTVNVLDHEQQKETNLRGYVGLDYIKGKHQFFAKAAYLHYRLRYDKWNDGENGVFPPEGNSNKSETYTISGDYHCNPLSGLYLNTTLTYAYDRVDAESYMEIDSSKYYIDGLDSAHYEIPTVAGPSIKNREVFSWQANARWSVFPWLLINGQFMTEWNDGKNVSTYSMGFLSQILQDILTIRGNVSYNYRFPSMNDLYWRPGGNPGLKPEKGYSYDITFTYVPRLEHGFHLNTVVSSYLMTIDDWIIWLPEDGKQWFWTPQNVRNVLSYGCEVFMRGDYKAKDFNLSVTTNYTVSVSKTRKKNHKDDGSYMRQIPYVPKYKWNTRLSVKYKKHFFAYQVSYFDKRFLTTDESYSTPAYTVHNLLAGSSFDIGNIRISPQVRIDNLFDTYYESTKYYPMPLRNCLMSVVFEF; from the coding sequence ATGAAGATGATTAATCTTTTCATGATCTATATCTTGTTTTTTCCCGTGGCTGTATTTGCGCAAAAACGAGATAGTATCGCTATGCGCGGTGTAATTGATACGGTTGACGTGATCGAAAATAGATTGTATAATGCACAAGATGCAAATGCTGGTTCTCGCGTAAGTCGCATTTCGGTGGAAGTCATACAGGCTAATAAGTCAAGATCATTGGCTGAATTATTATCCGACAATTCGGCGGTCTATATTAAAAGTTTAGGTCAAGGGGCACTTGCTACTGCTTCTTTTCGAGGAAGCAGTCCATCCCAAACTAGAGTTAACTGGAATGGAATTAATATTACACCTCCTATGGCCGGGACATTTGATTTTTCACAAATTCCGGTATTTTTTATCGATAACGTGGATCTCATACATGGTAGCGGACACGTGAAAAGTGGAACCGGGGCGATTGGAGGAAGTGTTAATTTGTTTAATCAACCTGGATGGAACAAGAAAAACCAATATAAGATTTTCGGGGAATACGGTTCATATAATACTTATACTGCGGGAGGAAATCTTTTGATCGGAAAAACTAAAAGTTCCTATCAAACACGATTTTATCATCAACATTCTGACAATGATTACACTTATCTTAATAAAATACTGGTCCCGACAAAACCTTTCCGGGAACGCAGAAAAGAAGCTCAATACGACCAGTTCGGAGTGATGCAGGAAGCTTATTTCAAATTATCCCCAGATTTGACGTTGTCAACGATAGGGTGGTTTCAATGGGGAAAAAGAAAACTTCCTCAACCTCTTACTGTTAATGTATTAGATCATGAACAGCAAAAAGAAACAAATTTGAGAGGATACGTGGGATTGGATTATATTAAAGGGAAGCATCAATTTTTCGCAAAAGCCGCTTATTTACATTACCGATTGCGTTATGATAAATGGAACGATGGCGAAAATGGTGTATTTCCACCTGAAGGTAATTCGAATAAATCTGAGACATACACGATTAGTGGAGACTACCATTGCAATCCATTGTCCGGGTTGTATTTGAATACTACGTTAACTTACGCGTACGACCGGGTTGATGCGGAAAGTTACATGGAAATCGATTCTTCAAAATATTATATTGATGGGCTTGATTCTGCCCATTATGAAATCCCGACGGTTGCAGGTCCTTCCATCAAAAATCGAGAAGTGTTTTCATGGCAAGCCAATGCTCGTTGGAGCGTATTCCCGTGGCTATTGATCAACGGGCAATTTATGACGGAATGGAATGACGGGAAAAACGTATCTACTTATTCCATGGGATTTCTTTCTCAAATTCTGCAAGACATTTTGACAATCCGTGGAAACGTGTCATATAATTATCGCTTTCCTAGTATGAACGATCTGTATTGGAGGCCGGGAGGGAACCCAGGACTGAAACCGGAAAAGGGCTATTCTTATGACATTACTTTTACCTATGTTCCCCGGTTGGAGCATGGTTTTCATTTAAATACAGTGGTCTCTTCCTACTTGATGACTATTGACGATTGGATTATTTGGCTTCCTGAAGATGGAAAACAATGGTTCTGGACGCCTCAGAACGTACGGAATGTACTTTCATACGGATGTGAGGTTTTTATGCGGGGAGACTACAAAGCAAAAGATTTTAATCTGAGTGTTACAACCAATTACACAGTGTCCGTGTCTAAAACTCGTAAAAAGAATCACAAAGATGACGGTTCTTATATGCGACAAATTCCTTATGTTCCTAAATACAAATGGAATACTCGTCTTTCTGTGAAATACAAAAAACATTTCTTTGCCTATCAAGTTTCTTACTTTGACAAAAGATTTTTAACCACAGATGAATCGTACAGTACGCCGGCATATACTGTTCATAATTTACTTGCCGGTTCTTCTTTCGATATCGGGAATATCCGAATTTCTCCGCAAGTTCGAATAGACAATCTTTTTGATACTTATTATGAATCAACTAAGTATTATCCGATGCCTTTGCGAAATTGCTTGATGTCGGTTGTGTTTGAATTTTAG
- a CDS encoding DUF5074 domain-containing protein, which yields MMKKFLFLWLFLAVLFAACTDDDDNVGEIPPPEVNKVQMIVVNEGLFGTGTADISVVYEDGTTIWNAFERANGVPMGDVAQSITYFNGKYFVVLNGSAKIEVVEPETFKSVGTILYTQKGSPRFMVPINDTEAIVTDLQGQLVRVNTSDYSVVEYIPLATNWGIEKIVKIGNKLFGANPAGKGIAVFDVNNISEEGKRIIRVLVKDNTKTSKMHLDKNNKLWVLTTGTNTQKENCVFWNCIDPNTEEVVDVVEIPLLKKGNPNLEIDTPMSGGLYYRSDISGDKSTIYFSMNACTDVKNGTYQLAVFELNVDTKDTKLYRKTTGVTQMYGMGVSPEGEVYVCDAIDYTAQRGYLRHFQENGSETAVKVGVYPRMIWFTGNETVPVK from the coding sequence ATGATGAAAAAGTTTTTATTTTTATGGCTATTTCTTGCCGTATTGTTTGCGGCATGTACAGATGATGATGATAATGTTGGAGAGATTCCGCCACCGGAAGTCAATAAAGTACAGATGATTGTCGTTAACGAGGGGTTATTTGGAACGGGTACGGCGGATATTTCTGTTGTGTATGAGGATGGGACTACTATTTGGAATGCTTTTGAAAGAGCGAATGGGGTGCCTATGGGAGATGTCGCCCAATCTATCACTTATTTTAATGGTAAATATTTTGTTGTGTTAAATGGTTCTGCCAAAATTGAAGTAGTAGAGCCGGAGACGTTTAAATCTGTAGGTACGATACTTTACACGCAAAAAGGAAGTCCTCGTTTTATGGTTCCTATTAATGATACGGAGGCTATTGTGACTGATTTGCAAGGACAATTGGTGCGGGTTAATACATCTGATTACAGTGTTGTTGAATACATACCTCTTGCGACTAATTGGGGAATTGAAAAGATTGTGAAAATTGGTAATAAACTCTTTGGAGCCAATCCGGCGGGTAAAGGAATTGCAGTATTTGATGTAAATAATATTTCAGAAGAGGGGAAACGTATTATTCGGGTGTTGGTGAAAGATAATACGAAAACCAGTAAGATGCATTTGGATAAGAATAATAAATTGTGGGTACTTACAACGGGTACAAATACTCAAAAAGAAAATTGTGTATTTTGGAATTGTATAGATCCTAATACAGAAGAGGTGGTGGATGTTGTTGAAATTCCTCTTTTAAAGAAAGGAAATCCAAATTTGGAAATTGATACCCCCATGAGTGGCGGTCTTTATTATAGATCTGATATCAGTGGAGATAAAAGTACTATTTATTTTAGTATGAATGCTTGTACTGACGTGAAAAATGGGACTTATCAACTTGCTGTGTTTGAATTAAACGTTGATACCAAAGATACGAAATTGTATCGAAAAACCACGGGAGTCACTCAAATGTATGGAATGGGGGTTTCTCCGGAGGGAGAAGTGTATGTTTGTGATGCGATTGATTATACGGCACAGCGAGGGTATTTGCGTCATTTTCAAGAAAATGGTTCGGAAACTGCCGTTAAAGTCGGAGTTTATCCTCGAATGATTTGGTTTACAGGAAACGAAACGGTTCCTGTTAAATAA
- a CDS encoding ABC transporter substrate-binding protein gives MKQILFTITCLLALLGCQSKSTITFTKNVYTPQYAKGFDIMGADNTESTIIHVRNPWQGAKDVEMSYFVSRNGEQAPKDFDGVVIPAGAKRIVCMSSSYIAMLDAINQVERVVGVSGIHFITNPYINEHKKTIKDMGAEINYELLVGLNPDLVLLYGIGDAQTTVTDKLKELNIPYMYVAEYLEESPLGKAEWLVAISELTDNQTDGIKVFQAIPERYNKLKQLTANATERPTVMLNTPWNDSWSMPSVKSYAAQLILDAGGEYIYKKNTSHGAEPIGLETAYGLIREADIWLNVGMATTMDELKNMNPKFKDAKAIRQKKVYNNNLRLNPGGGNDYWESGSVHPDIVLRDLIKILHPKLISEELYYYRHLE, from the coding sequence ATGAAACAAATATTATTTACAATTACTTGTCTTTTAGCCCTACTCGGTTGTCAATCGAAATCTACGATCACTTTTACCAAGAATGTCTACACGCCGCAGTACGCCAAAGGATTCGACATCATGGGTGCGGATAATACGGAAAGTACGATCATTCACGTACGAAATCCTTGGCAGGGGGCAAAAGACGTGGAGATGTCCTACTTCGTATCCCGAAACGGAGAGCAAGCCCCGAAAGATTTTGACGGAGTTGTCATCCCCGCGGGAGCGAAACGGATCGTGTGCATGTCATCATCTTATATCGCCATGTTGGATGCCATAAACCAAGTGGAACGAGTGGTGGGAGTTTCCGGCATTCATTTTATCACAAACCCGTATATCAACGAGCATAAAAAGACGATTAAAGATATGGGGGCAGAAATTAACTACGAGTTACTCGTGGGATTAAACCCGGACCTTGTACTTCTTTACGGGATTGGAGACGCACAAACCACGGTTACCGATAAACTGAAAGAATTGAACATTCCTTACATGTACGTGGCCGAATACCTAGAAGAATCGCCATTAGGGAAAGCCGAATGGCTGGTTGCCATTTCCGAACTGACTGACAACCAGACGGACGGGATCAAAGTATTCCAGGCAATCCCCGAACGCTATAACAAGTTGAAACAATTAACGGCAAACGCAACCGAACGCCCGACCGTCATGTTGAATACGCCTTGGAACGACAGCTGGTCAATGCCTTCCGTGAAAAGTTACGCGGCACAATTAATTTTGGACGCGGGGGGAGAATATATTTACAAGAAAAACACCTCTCACGGGGCCGAGCCGATTGGCCTGGAGACGGCCTACGGGCTGATCCGGGAAGCAGATATTTGGTTGAATGTCGGCATGGCTACCACGATGGATGAACTGAAAAACATGAATCCGAAATTCAAGGATGCAAAAGCAATTCGGCAAAAGAAAGTCTATAATAACAATTTACGCCTAAACCCCGGAGGAGGAAATGATTACTGGGAGTCGGGATCGGTTCATCCGGACATCGTACTCCGGGATTTAATAAAGATTTTACATCCGAAATTAATTTCGGAAGAACTATATTATTATAGACACTTGGAATAG
- a CDS encoding FecCD family ABC transporter permease, producing MSRNTIIFTLLIPLVVILFVFDLLSGDTTLSAGQVWNVFTGNETDETTRNIVLSIRLVRVIVAILIGVALSISGLQMQTVFRNPLADPYLLGVSSGSGLGVAFFILGAPLLGLAHSGFWQSVGIVGAGWGGAVMVLLLIAIISRYVKNILGVLIMGVMIGYIAGAIIQILQYLSSAEQLKMFFLWSMGSLGHVTTTKLLIMIPVICVGIILAIYCIKALNLLLLGENYAQTMGLNIRRARTLIFISTTLLTGTVTAFCGPVGFLGLAIPHVARMLFNDADHRTLLPGSILLGIMAMLLCDIIAKTLVLPINCITALLGIPVIIWVVYKNLRPA from the coding sequence ATGAGCCGTAACACGATCATATTCACGCTTCTGATCCCCCTAGTCGTCATCTTGTTCGTATTTGACTTACTATCGGGAGACACAACACTTTCCGCAGGACAAGTATGGAATGTGTTCACGGGCAACGAAACCGACGAAACAACCCGTAATATCGTGCTGTCCATCCGACTGGTAAGGGTGATCGTGGCAATCTTGATCGGCGTGGCTCTCTCGATAAGCGGCTTACAGATGCAGACCGTTTTCCGAAATCCTTTGGCAGATCCCTATTTACTGGGAGTGAGTTCCGGCTCGGGATTGGGCGTTGCCTTTTTTATTCTAGGCGCACCCCTACTCGGGTTGGCACATTCCGGATTTTGGCAGTCCGTGGGAATTGTCGGGGCAGGATGGGGTGGCGCTGTTATGGTGTTGCTACTGATAGCAATCATCAGTCGTTACGTGAAAAATATTCTCGGTGTGTTGATCATGGGAGTAATGATCGGCTACATCGCAGGAGCCATCATACAGATTTTACAATACTTAAGTTCAGCGGAACAACTGAAAATGTTTTTCCTATGGTCGATGGGCTCCCTAGGACACGTTACAACCACGAAACTTCTTATCATGATTCCTGTGATTTGCGTGGGAATCATACTCGCAATCTATTGTATCAAAGCATTGAATCTTTTGTTGTTGGGAGAAAATTATGCTCAAACCATGGGATTAAATATTCGACGAGCCCGGACACTCATTTTCATATCGACGACATTACTCACCGGAACTGTAACCGCCTTTTGCGGTCCGGTAGGTTTTCTTGGGCTTGCCATTCCTCACGTGGCTCGAATGTTGTTCAATGATGCCGACCACCGGACGCTTTTACCGGGAAGTATATTACTAGGTATCATGGCCATGCTGCTATGTGATATTATTGCTAAAACACTCGTACTACCTATCAACTGTATCACCGCCTTACTAGGAATTCCGGTGATCATATGGGTTGTATATAAAAACCTTCGACCAGCATGA
- a CDS encoding ABC transporter ATP-binding protein — translation MIQLEALTLGYGQQILLDHVSANLDGGGLIALLGRNGSGKSTLLRATAGLGTIKSGRILLAGKDLAELRPEELARTVSFVTTEKVRIPNLKCRDVVALGRAPYTNWVGRLQPQDREIVAKSLALLDMSAYAERTMDQMSDGECQRIMIARALTQDTPIILLDEPTSFLDLPNRYELGILLQKLAHKQNKCILFSTHELDIALTLCDSIALIDHPHLHYLPTRQMINSGHIERLFHNETITFDPKELRIRVR, via the coding sequence ATGATACAATTAGAAGCATTAACCTTAGGATACGGGCAACAAATTCTGCTGGACCACGTGTCTGCTAATTTGGACGGGGGCGGGCTAATCGCCCTGCTGGGACGTAACGGTAGCGGAAAAAGTACTTTACTACGGGCCACGGCCGGGCTAGGAACAATCAAGTCCGGGCGAATATTACTGGCAGGGAAAGACCTCGCCGAGTTGCGACCAGAGGAACTGGCTCGTACCGTCAGTTTCGTCACGACCGAAAAAGTACGGATTCCTAACCTGAAATGCCGGGATGTGGTTGCCCTCGGGCGGGCACCCTACACGAACTGGGTAGGACGTTTGCAACCGCAAGATCGAGAAATCGTTGCCAAATCCCTAGCATTACTCGATATGTCCGCCTACGCCGAACGAACGATGGACCAGATGTCAGACGGGGAATGCCAGCGAATCATGATCGCCCGAGCCCTCACACAAGATACTCCCATCATCCTGCTTGATGAACCTACCTCTTTCCTGGACCTACCGAACCGTTACGAACTGGGGATTTTATTGCAAAAGTTGGCTCACAAACAAAACAAATGTATCCTTTTTTCAACCCACGAACTCGACATCGCTCTCACGCTCTGTGATTCCATCGCCTTGATTGACCATCCGCATTTACATTACCTGCCCACACGACAGATGATCAACAGCGGTCATATCGAACGCCTGTTCCATAACGAAACCATCACGTTCGACCCGAAAGAATTGCGTATCCGTGTCCGGTGA
- a CDS encoding potassium channel family protein, whose amino-acid sequence MKCIVFGLGNFGLALSQRLTKRGNEVLGVDSDISKINLYKDSITNTVALDVKNEQALQTLPLTEVDVVFVVFGKDFGTSLFVIALLKQFGVKRIVARAISPVHKVILKSMGVTETINPEWEYADFFATKVELGTTIDSYVVDDDHLIIEWEIPSRFIGRKLGDAKFEEEFGLKLIALKRYDAKIDKSLVMNNPSDETVFVEKDVFVLFGHPKNFRKLGIQVS is encoded by the coding sequence ATGAAGTGTATCGTATTTGGATTAGGTAATTTCGGACTTGCACTATCGCAGCGTCTGACCAAACGGGGAAACGAAGTGTTGGGAGTGGATTCCGACATCAGTAAGATTAATTTATACAAGGATTCCATCACGAATACCGTGGCATTGGATGTGAAAAATGAACAGGCGTTACAAACGTTACCTTTGACAGAAGTAGACGTGGTGTTCGTTGTATTCGGGAAAGATTTTGGGACATCCCTGTTTGTCATTGCGTTATTGAAACAGTTTGGCGTGAAACGTATCGTGGCTCGGGCCATTTCACCGGTGCATAAGGTGATTCTAAAGTCTATGGGAGTCACGGAGACTATCAATCCGGAATGGGAATATGCCGATTTCTTTGCGACAAAAGTGGAGTTGGGGACAACCATAGATTCTTATGTTGTTGATGACGATCATTTGATCATCGAGTGGGAAATACCGTCTCGTTTCATCGGGCGGAAATTAGGTGATGCGAAATTCGAGGAAGAATTCGGCTTAAAATTGATTGCTTTAAAACGCTATGATGCTAAAATCGATAAATCATTGGTGATGAATAATCCGTCTGATGAAACCGTTTTTGTCGAAAAGGATGTGTTTGTCCTTTTCGGTCACCCGAAGAACTTCCGGAAACTTGGAATCCAGGTTTCTTGA